In one Prosthecochloris aestuarii DSM 271 genomic region, the following are encoded:
- a CDS encoding secondary thiamine-phosphate synthase enzyme YjbQ, translating to MQSYHKELWMNVAERMGFVNITRDVELALAESGIREGLCLVNAMHITASVFINDDEAGLHSDYKRWLEELAPHKPLSRYRHNMTGEDNGDAHHKRQIMGREVVVAVTDGQLHFGPWEQIFYGEFDGRRQKRLLIKIIGE from the coding sequence ATGCAATCCTATCACAAAGAACTCTGGATGAACGTCGCAGAAAGAATGGGCTTCGTCAATATCACTCGCGATGTTGAACTCGCTCTGGCTGAAAGCGGCATCCGTGAAGGGCTCTGTCTTGTCAATGCGATGCACATTACCGCGTCAGTATTTATCAATGACGATGAAGCGGGCCTTCACAGCGACTACAAACGATGGCTCGAAGAACTTGCCCCGCACAAACCGCTCAGCCGATACCGCCACAATATGACAGGTGAAGATAACGGGGACGCACACCATAAGCGCCAGATCATGGGAAGAGAGGTCGTCGTAGCTGTCACTGACGGACAGCTGCATTTCGGACCATGGGAACAGATTTTTTACGGCGAGTTTGACGGCAGAAGACAAAAACGGCTGCTGATCAAGATTATCGGAGAGTAA